The following proteins come from a genomic window of Anopheles ziemanni chromosome 3, idAnoZiCoDA_A2_x.2, whole genome shotgun sequence:
- the LOC131289411 gene encoding mucin-19, with product MEELSDGEIVWVKVSNSWWPGEVMGEERLTEDFLSSLRKKPLAVVKFFQEDTYEYVKNPSFIFKYNCPRKGEFLRKGLEQCRAKKKHMETFPADVMHAERMTGGDPNIVNSTDFLPQKKERYSGLFQDAAKGKGNQKGKPVNLTTPTTPVPVRKPTHAVRILPQTSGGTGNTALYESEAGTSSNTSLSESVSSVVGLPSPMASSAQLYHCYKCNYSANRQNLIVLHMKHCRATGVAVGATPTSSATVTPSPRPKVVPAVEIRQPLDDTTDDEESGQQEVGTTSVGRMKRSLILSKEQKEQPIIAKQTGRTRSGETVARNRAGRTPKQTGSVGQRKNRRTQLVKKDDEEDLLVDDGPSAEISDPSEVHATDQHRVKEEKEEPSGKLEQKPLDEGVGKKAKTDVKLKNELLADWSEDDQEDVPDGGDKGEVEKKAESIVSLETSVPAKNVSESVQQELSSKSKTSRNEREESIKAAAPLAQNHVSKKDTAASEELGKDNKRNSVEGKEKATEHGSCSSVVVASAALPFASVAVTTLITAPPVISPCTTIKYRNIPKKQKREYIEVTNDDASSAPSREGSTASSTSSTAGSSEMLGGGGTAVPSATTVPTSSASERPISAKQLILNRATRESSGEGGIEEPVVPKAEETSAVTVSQQEPNNEATKSPAEEAVSCFDFEEDEEGKQGTKKFSSISPPSRRSGSLLDRKRHDSERKKSANNEDVLMAPAKPTDENEVETVAKPTDDEDLRLRQEIDSLLMETNVPKLSDDLNEVVASGPVTSDKVDCNRTLPPKERGKRIFKTRNKTNTTLLTTSSSVAPVDDSGVGDETHPTVDASPSSEESSKMPDVEQPEMVSPEPKHIEEFDDSVAMPTSASKDKKKPMAQKEEDSAAGTRGRRFENSDFATIKSKRTKYSKKEQQQHEEENQIPSVTSSEAAAADVNEMKEADDKKRKDECTPVVTTTDATSSSLAKNSGAKGRRGKQKKTIPTLANQPEQPAPAEPKVAVMEEKANVGGNHHDVGVDEKQPRKVVADAVGMSSAKKKRKSSEPHLPDSSDGAMDATAPQAVPTSERKKGKKRKEASSSDEVASESNASGKTDAPAKTPNESENDVGEQVTDRSVEKMIVKEEKNVSVDPVSTQPSPAEAADDIGKVANTKPASITSKSINPRKRHLHSMLQSSEAVSTQQKRNDAKVLINPVDTSTDVVPAVSTVPGSVEAVVESETPSIPEKRKRELKSEPSVSEPSTTEEPQVQPVVAPAAVEDKFDIDNMPIVIGDNGVLVNEVVMVEPPKSLATDGASSILPNAIAVVKSINGGGGGDNATSSSSTKMAEGLLPKAPTMKEKRPTIVTTVKGGTAGQEQIIITSKGTVLTTSTSSSVSSKMAAKSTVTVTSAFSIVSGGRNTACMTSATTTASTPMAHRRSNNLLEQPESSTSSSSSSSSSSSSSTSSSANGQQATRLPLEDGNLSATTKAVSVAKPSSSSSTALSSSSAAPKKVITKKALHPGDTTSSASSSKQHTTEPVSDGASSSVSSSSSSVGGGVSNVGEGGKKILRVSPQKLKEFSRLGYIEDRGNGKVLTPSGMRKFKQELQQQQQQQQQQQHEEAQGKKKAKPTAPAVTKTLPSTNVAIASSSSSSSSSSAARQSVTEVASSGNVVVAAAADSSVQEGFTGASEELPQEAAHGEPAAGGAVIIANAGEIPVVSPVEPSASGTTTAVLIENSPTSSATEVILGTADQTVEASSSNGNGGSAGGSTSGVQESSQLIAVPAENFGGPPNLFYLCSVRDESLVPVNNELLYLDPSNQLVALPEQQQQGQMQPGQVGGASAEDIINQAEVIIPAGSHGAEVVGVGSTVAVAAAVGGSEAGSIVDAGAVGDGTQQSFLLNTQDGQQIILDQQSLMALAAGGEAPHLLTADGQQILLQESAQEWLAALSASQQGGQQSTLGTLVTPEGTQIIVAHEHAGLIELQEHPVLLPTDTIQVNPNTTVETNAVLTKPPIMSTVEVPTKNGIEIPSAVGPPGAPSVAILGGGGVGATSNLDESLAAVIGHVPSNPHVPTSLELPITVTNPAIAKTTTTSSRLNPPLFPVTTIATTVPSPSDMLSSSAPTVVLIAADQATIAVAGTIDRVPSPSNPSPLPPSSPPSLVNPLSAAKRKQSYDDTEPNEGIILTATLEKPRKCSSQLQEPIVADEDVDDIQIPNTPESQQNSERQMEYSFSDNDCVDDPEDRNRPERELDHGDFPTPEDPDMENSNSNCSEVIPLQPNVVILGAEDDGIDEEIDNENDTDEDSSAEVQVHNSQRRANSNSSGPPNRNANGSATAGSSDGNITERHQGGSSNNDSGIDASTHTPQVHDEQAGGYATERIARRTIVER from the exons ATGGAGGAGCTGAGCGACGGAGAAATAGTATGGGTGAAGGTCAGCAACAGCTGGTGGCCGGGCGAAGTAATGGGCGAGGAACGGTTAACGGAAGATTTTCTATCCTCGCTCCGGAAGAAGCCACTGGCGGTGGTGAAATTTTTTCAAGAGGATACCTA CGAATACGTAAAAAATCcaagtttcattttcaaatacaaCTGTCCAAGAAAAGGAGAATTCTTGCGCAAAGGTTTGG AACAATGTCGGgccaaaaagaaacatatgGAAACGTTTCCGGCGGATGTAATGCACGCCGAACGCATGACGGGTGGCGACCCGAACATAGTAAACTCAACCGATTTTCTGCCACAGAAAAAGGAACGTTACTCGGGTTTGTtccaggatgctgcgaaaggGAAAGGTAATCAGAAAG GAAAGCCCGTGAACTTGACCACACCAACCACACCAGTCCCTGTTCGAAAACCAACACACGCTGTCCGCATCCTACCACAGACATCGGGGGGTACTGGGAATACAGCACTGTACGAAAGCGAGGCTGGTACATCATCCAACACTTCCCTTTCGGAAAGTGTTTCTTCGGTCGTCGGTTTACCGTCACCGATGGCTTCTTCGGCGCAATTGTATCACTGTTACAAGTGTAACTACAGCGCCAACCGGCAGAATTTGATCGTTTTACATATGAAACATTGTCGAGCTACAGGAGTTGCTGTAGGGGCAACACCAACATCTAGTGCAACAGTAACACCGTCGCCTAGACCAAAAG TTGTACCCGCAGTTGAAATACGGCAACCATTGGACGATACTACCGATGATGAAGAATCCGGACAGCAGGAAGTTGGCACAACGAGCGTAGGTCGCATGAAGCGTTCGTTAATTCTATCCAAGGAACAGAAAGAGCAGCCCATTATTGCTAAACAGACGGGTAGAACGCGATCCGGTGAAACAGTGGCACGGAACCGTGCCGGTCGGACACCGAAGCAAACAGGATCGGTTGGCCAACGAAAGAACAGGCGTACTCAACTGGTGAAAAAAGATGACGAAGAAGATTTACTTGTGGATGATGGGCCATCAGCAGAAATTTCCGATCCATCGGAGGTACATGCTACTGACCAGCATCGTGTAAAAGAGGAAAAGGAGGAACCTTCGGGCAAGCTCGAACAGAAACCTTTAGACGAAGGTGTGGGAAAGAAAGCTAAAACAGACGTGAAGCTCAAGAACGAACTGCTGGCGGATTGGAGTGAAGATGACCAGGAAGATGTTCCCGATGGCGGTGACAAGGGTGAGGTAGAGAAGAAAGCAGAATCGATCGTGTCGCTAGAGACAAGTGTTCCTGCAAAGAACGTTTCCGAATCAGTGCAGCAAGAACTgagcagcaaaagcaaaacttCCAGGAATGAAAGAGAAGAATCAATCAAAGCCGCCGCCCCGTTGGCTCAAAACCACGTATCAAAAAAGGATACTGCAGCGAGCGAGGAGCTTGGTAAGGATAACAAAAGGAATTCTGTAGAGGGCAAGGAAAAGGCAACTGAACATGGTTCCTGCTCATCGGTGGTCGTTGCTTCGGCTGCACTGCCCTTTGCCAGTGTTGCCGTAACTACACTCATCACCGCACCTCCAGTGATTTCGCCGTGTACTACCATCAAGTATCGGAATATTCCGAAGAAGCAGAAGCGTGAATATATCGAAGTCACAAACGACGATGCGTCTTCCGCACCATCGCGAGAAGGTAGCACGGCAAGCAGCACCTCGTCGACGGCCGGATCGAGTGAAATGCTTGGTGGCGGAGGAACGGCGGTACCGTCAGCAACGACCGTTCCCACGTCCTCGGCTTCAGAGCGTCCGATCAGTGCCAAGCAGTTAATTTTGAATCGTGCGACACGAGAATCGAGTGGGGAAGGAGGAATAGAGGAGCCAGTTGTGCCCAAGGCAGAAGAGACCAGCGCAGTAACAGTTTCCCAGCAGGAACCGAATAACGAAGCGACAAAATCCCCAGCGGAAGAAGCTGTATCCTGCTTCGATTTCGAGGAAGATGAGGAAGGCAAACAGGGAACGAAGAAGTTCAGCTCTATCTCACCACCATCGCGCCGGTCCGGATCGCTGCTTGATCGGAAACGACATGACAGTGAACGGAAAAAGTCCGCCAACAACGAGGACGTGTTGATGGCACCTGCAAAGCCTACCGACGAGAATGAAGTTGAAACGGTGGCAAAGCCAACCGATGACGAAGATCTAAGACTCCGCCAAGAAATTGATTCACTACTGATGGAGACAAACGTACCGAAGCTATCGGATGATTTAAACGAAGTTGTGGCCTCAGGCCCCGTAACCTCCGACAAGGTTGACTGCAATCGTACCCTTCCGCCTAAAGAAAGAGGCAAGCGAATTTTTAAAACTCGcaacaaaaccaacaccaCTTTATTAACAACCTCTTCATCGGTTGCCCCAGTTGATGACAGTGGAGTAGGCGACGAAACACATCCGACGGTTGACGCTTCCCCTTCATCAGAAGAGAGCAGTAAAATGCCGGACGTCGAGCAACCCGAAATGGTGTCTCCCGAGCCGAAGCACATCGAAGAATTCGATGACAGCGTTGCTATGCCGACGAGTGCGTcgaaagataaaaagaaaccgaTGGCCCAGAAAGAAGAGGACTCTGCTGCTGGTACGCGTGGAAGACGGTTCGAGAATTCCGACTTCGCAACGATCAAATCGAAGCGCACCAAGTACTCCAAgaaagagcagcagcagcacgaagaagaaaatcaaattccGTCAGTAACTTCGTCGGAAGCGGCAGCTGCTGATGTGAACGAAATGAAGGAAGCGGATGATAAAAAACGGAAAGATGAGTGCACCCCAGTAGTAACAACGACAGATGCCACATCGTCGTCGCTTGCAAAAAATAGTGGTGCGAAGGGACGTCGgggaaaacagaagaaaactaTCCCCACCTTGGCAAACCAGCCTGAGCAGCCTGCACCAGCCGAACCGAAAGTAGCCGTCATGGAAGAAAAGGCAAACGTCGGCGGAAATCATCATGATGTTGGTGTTGATGAGAAACAGCCACGTAAAGTCGTTGCGGATGCTGTCGGAATGTCGTCTGCgaagaaaaaacggaaatCGAGCGAACCACATCTTCCGGACAGTAGTGATGGTGCGATGGACGCCACCGCTCCACAGGCAGTACCTACGTCGGAAcgtaagaaaggaaaaaaacgaaaggaagCTTCCTCGTCCGATGAGGTGGCCTCTGAAAGTAATGCAAGCGGCAAAACAGATGCGCCAGCGAAAACACCGAACGAGAGCGAGAATGACGTGGGGGAGCAGGTGACTGACCGTAGTGTCGAGAAAATGAtcgtaaaagaagaaaaaaatgtttccgtgGATCCGGTATCAACACAACCATCACCTGCAGAAGCAGCAGATGATATCGGAAAGGTCGCTAACACCAAACCCGCGAGTATAACCTCAAAGAGTATTAATCCGCGGAAGCGACATCTTCACTCGATGCTTCAGTCGTCCGAAGCCGTCAGCACACAACAGAAGCGCAACGATGCTAAAGTGTTGATCAACCCGGTTGACACTTCTACCGATGTGGTTCCGGCGGTTTCAACGGTTCCCGGTTCGGTGGAAGCCGTCGTCGAGTCCGAAACTCCATCCATTCCAGAGAAGCGGAAGCGTGAATTGAAATCAGAACCGTCGGTGTCCGAACCTTCAACAACCGAAGAGCCACAGGTGCAACCGGTGGTCGCTCCGGCGGCGGTGGAAGATAAATTCGATATTGATAACATGCCAATCGTTATTGGCGACAACGGGGTTCTGGTAAATGAGGTTGTGATGGTAGAGCCACCGAAATCGTTGGCCACCGATGGTGCCTCCTCTATCCTTCCAAACGCCATCGCCGTCGTAAAGAGTATcaatggtggtggaggtggagacAACGCAacgtcatcatcgtcgaccAAGATGGCGGAAGGACTGCTACCGAAGGCACCGACGATGAAAGAAAAGCGACCAACGATTGTGACTACTGTAAAGGGTGGCACGGCGGGGCAGGAACAGATTATTATCACGAGCAAAGGAACGGTGCTAACCACTTCCACCTCGTCCTCGGTCAGCTCGAAAATGGCTGCAAAATCTACGGTAACTGTCACTAGTGCTTTTAGCATCGTTAGCGGAGGCCGTAACACTGCCTGTATGACAAGTGCGACCACCACCGCCTCTACACCAATGGCTCATCGTCGAAGCAACAATCTCTTGGAGCAGCCCGAATCGTCAacttcctcgtcgtcgtcgtcatcgtcgtcatcgtcatcgtcaacaTCGTCATCGGCCAATGGGCAACAAGCGACAAGGCTACCCTTAGAAGATGGGAACTTATCGGCCACAACAAAAGCAGTCTCCGTTGCCAAGCcatcctcctcgtcctccacTGCGTTGTCTTCGTCCAGTGCTGCACCAAAGAAAGTCATTACTAAAAAAGCCCTGCACCCGGGTGATACCACGAGCTCCGCAAGCAGCAGTAAGCAGCATACAACCGAACCCGTAAGCGATGGCGCGTCGTCTTCCGTGTCGTCTTCGTCCTCGTCCGTCGGCGGTGGGGTCAGCAACGTCGGTGAAGGTGGCAAGAAGATTCTCCGAGTATCCCCACAGAAGCTGAAGGAGTTCAGCCGCCTGGGATACATCGAGGACCGTGGCAATGGTAAAGTGCTCACACCGAGCGGAATGCGTAAGTTCAAGCAAGAActtcaacagcagcaacaacagcaacaacagcaacagcatgaGGAGGCtcagggaaaaaagaaagccaaGCCTACTGCTCCAGCAGTCACAAAAACGCTTCCGTCGACCAACGTAGCAATTgcatcgagcagcagcagcagcagcagcagcagtgccgCGCGACAATCGGTGACGGAGGTGGCCTCATCGGGTAACGTGGTGGTTGCGGCAGCAGCTGACTCATCCGTGCAGGAAGGATTCACCGGCGCCAGCGAAGAACTGCCACAAGAAGCGGCTCACGGTGAGCCGGCAGCGGGTGGTGCAGTGATCATTGCGAATGCTGGAGAAATTCCCGTGGTATCGCCGGTAGAACCATCGGCTTCCGGAACAACGACTGCGGTGTTGATCGAAAATTCACCGACCAGTAGCGCCACCGAGGTGATACTTGGTACCGCCGATCAGACGGTGGAAGCGAGTAGTAGCAATGGCAACGGCGGTAGCGCAGGTGGATCGACGTCCGGCGTACAAGAGTCCTCGCAGCTGATCGCCGTGCCGGCCGAGAACTTTGGTGGTCCTCCGAATCTATTCTACCTGTGCTCGGTTCGTGATGAAAGTCTTGTGCCCGTCAATAACGAGCTGCTATATTTGGACCCTTCGAACCAGCTCGTTGCCCTTCccgagcaacagcagcaagggCAGATGCAACCAGGCCAGGTGGGGGGAGCTAGTGCAGAAGACATCATCAATCAGGCGGAAGTGATCATTCCGGCCGGAAGCCATGGGGCCGAAGTGGTGGGTGTAGGAAGTACCGTAGCTGTGGCGGCTGCGGTCGGAGGTAGCGAAGCGGGTAGTATCGTTGATGCCGGTGCCGTTGGTGATGGTACGCAACAGAGCTTCCTGCTCAACACTCAGGACGGCCAGCAGATCATTCTCGACCAGCAGAGCCTAATGGCGCTGGCAGCCGGTGGCGAAGCACCACACCTTCTAACGGCTGATGGACAGCAGATACTGCTTCAAG AATCTGCACAAGAGTGGTTGGCAGCTCTCTCCGCCAGTCAACAGGGGGGTCAGCAGTCAACGCTCGGTACTCTAGTGACACCCGAAGGCACGCAGATCATCGTGGCACACGAACACGCTGGTTTGATCGAGCTGCAAG AGCATCCAGTCCTTTTGCCGACAGATACCATTCAAGTCAATCCAAACACGACGGTGGAAACGAATGCCGTGTTGACAAAGCCGCCCATCATGTCGACGGTTGAAGTGCCAACCAAAAATGGCATCGAGATTCCGTCCGCGGTCG GGCCGCCCGGTGCGCCATCGGTTGCGATcctgggaggaggaggagtaggAGCAACCAGCAATCTCGACGAATCGCTGGCGGCCGTCATCGGGCACGTTCCGAGCAATCCGCACGTACCGACCTCACTCGAACTGCCGATCACCGTGACGAATCCGGCGATCGCAAAGACAACCACCACGAGCAGCAGGTTGAATCCTCCGCTGTTTCCCGTAACGACCATCGCGACGACGGTTCCCTCGCCCTCCGACATGTTATCGTCCTCTGCCCCGACGGTTGTGTTGATAGCAGCAGACCAGGCGACGATAGCCGTAGCAGGTACGATCGATCGTGTTCCCTCTCCTTCGAAtccttctcctcttcctccttctTCTCCCCCGTCTCTCGTCAACCCACTTTCAGCAGCGAAAAGGAAGCAATCGTACGATGATACCGAGCCGAACGAGGGAATCATATTAACAGCGACTCTCGAGAAACCACGCAAATGTTCGTCTCAACTGCAAGAACCGATAGTAGCGGATGAAGACGTGGACGATATACAAATTCCCAACACTCCCGAGTCGCAACAGAACAGTGAACGGCAGATGGAGTACAGCTTCAGTGACAACGACTGCGTAGACGATCCGGAAGATAGAAATCGTCCCGAGAGGGAGCTAGACCACGGAGACTTTCCGACCCCAGAAGATCCGGACATGGAGAATAGCAACTCGAACTGTAGCGAAGTGATTCCGTTGCAACCGAATGTAGTCATTCTGGGCGCCGAGGATGACGGTATTGATGAGGAAATTGACAACGAAAATGACACCGACGAGGACAGTAGTGCAGAGGTGCAGGTGCACAATAGTCAACGTCGTGCTAACAGCAACAGTTCTGGTCCACCGAATCGAAATGCGAATGGATCGGCCACTGCTGGGTCGAGTGATGGCAACATTACTGAACGCCATCAAGGAGGTAGTAGCAATAATGACAGTGGGATCGACGCTAGTACACACACCCCACAGGTGCACGATGAACAGGCAGGAGGATACGCAACAGAGCGGATCGCCCGTAGGACGATCGTTGAAAGATAA
- the LOC131289415 gene encoding NAD-dependent protein deacetylase Sirt6, which yields MSCNYAEGLSKYENKGVLGVPEIFDPPELIESKCDQLAKMILASKHTVVHTGAGISTSAGIPDFRGPKGVWTLEEKGEKPSVNISFDEAIPTKTHMALKALVAAGHVQYIVSQNIDGLHLRSGLAREYLSELHGNMFVEVCLKCRKQYVRSTPAPTVGKKLTGNICRGSGKQLGCRGGNLIDNILDWEHDLPENDLQLAFMHSAMAELNICLGTTLQIVPSGDLPLKNKKYDGRLVICNLQPTKHDKKADMKISSYVDLVMEKVVKRLGIEIPDYQAAEDPTKSIPYSVRWNIPDSVVKTMDKLYDKMIKEKGKLKRMQNDDKAEVKYNAKKLKSEAQTQEIDNKDNKIC from the exons ATGTCTTGTAATTACGCTGAAGGTTTATCTAAATATGAAAACAAAGGAGTTCTCGGTGTCCCAGAA ATATTCGACCCTCCCGAGTTGATAGAATCAAAGTGTGACCAACTGGCAAAAATGATTCTAGCGTCCAAGCACACCGTCGTCCACACCGGAGCTGGCATCAGTACAAGTGCGGGTATACCAGACTTCCGTGGCCCGAAAGGAGTTTGGACACTTGAGGAAAAGGGAGAGAAGCCTTCGGTGAATATTTCGTTCGATGAAGCCATTCCAACGAAAACGCATATGGCTTTGAAGGCTCTGGTTGCCGCTGGGCATGTTCAGTATATTGTGAGCCAAAACATCGACGGGTTGCACCTCCGCTCAGGACTTGCCAGGGAATATCTGTCCGAGCTACACGGCAACATGTTTGTGGAAGTGTGCCTCAAATGTCGGAAACAATATGTTAGAAGTACTCCAGCACCAACGGTTGGTAAAAAGCTGACCGGTAATATTTGTCGGGGGTCTGGAAAGCAGCTTGGTTGTCGAGGAGGCAACCTTATCGATAACATCTTGGACTGGGAACACGATCTTCCAGAGAACGATCTTCAACTAGCCTTTATGCACTCTGCCATGGCAGAACTTAACATATGCCTTGGAACGACTCTACAAATTGTCCCAAGCGGGGATCTaccattgaaaaataaaaagtatgaTGGACGGCTAGTTATATGCAATCTTCAACCGACCAAACAT GACAAAAAAGCAGACATGAAAATTTCCTCATATGTTGATCTAGTAATGGAAAAAGTTGTCAAACGTTTGGGAATCGAAATACCGGACTATCAAGCAGCTGAAGATCCTACGAAAAGCATACCGTATAGCGTGAGGTGGAATATCCCAGACAGTGTAGTAAAAACCATGGataaactttacgataaaatgattaaggaaaaaggaaaactaaagCGCATGCAAAATGACGACAAAGCGGAAGTGAAGTATAACGCAAAGAAGCTTAAATCAGAAGCACAAACCCAAGAGATTGATAATAAAGATAATAAGATctgttaa
- the LOC131283961 gene encoding large ribosomal subunit protein uL22: protein MGRYAKEPDNPSKSCKSRGSNLRVHFKNTRETALAIKRMPLRRAQRFLKNVIDKKECVPFRRFNGGVGRCAQAKHWNTSVGRWPKKSAEFLLQLLKNAEANADYKGLDVDRLVIDHIQVNRAPCLRRRTYRAHGRINPYMSSPCHIELSLTEKEDVVTKATDNGEPAKKKLSKKKMQRQKEKMMRNE from the exons ATGGGTCGTTACGCTAAGGAACCTGATAATCCTTCCAAATCCTGCAAATCTCGCGGGTCGAACCTTCGGGTACATTTCAAG AACACCCGCGAAACGGCACTAGCCATCAAGCGCATGCCGCTCCGTCGTGCTCAGCGTTTCTTGAAGAATGTCATCGACAAGAAGGAGTGCGTTCCATTCCGTCGATTCAACGGTGGCGTTGGACGTTGCGCTCAGGCTAAGCACTGGAATACGTCGGTCGGTCGCTGGCCGAAGAAGTCCGCCGAGTTCTTGCTACAGTTGTTGAAGAACGCTGAAGCTAACGCGGACTACAAGGGTCTTGACGTGGACCGCCTAGTGATCGATCACATCCAGGTGAACCGCGCTCCCTGCTTGCGCCGCCGTACGTATCGTGCCCACGGTCGTATCAACCCGTACATGTCGTCGCCGTGTCACATCGAACTGTCCCTCACGGAGAAGGAGGATGTCGTGACCAAGGCCACCGACAACGGAGAGCCAGCGAAGAAGAAGCTGTCCAAGAAGAAGATGCAGAGGCAGAAGGAGAAAATGATGCGCAACGAGTAA